In one Cryptococcus deuterogattii R265 chromosome 9, complete sequence genomic region, the following are encoded:
- a CDS encoding nucleolar GTP-binding protein 2 codes for MGKGKNHDRKANPGFGKVKSKSGTSTGEFTLKRVKGENFYRDAKSAARVKMLNGGKAVRDRDGKIVEAAAFQKGEKEAEPGRVKPDRRWFGNTRVISQSALDHFRTALKEQKADPYSVLLKRNKLPMGLLQDDTKDSGSRPHIVETEPFGDTFGPKAQRKRPRLDIGSIEELGESSAAAATAAEAATAESQANGTADLADIYHPTTSTAREPIYAKGTSRRIWGELYKVLDSSDVVIHVLDARDPLGTRCKPVVEYLRKEKAHKHLVYVLNKVDLVPTWVTARWVKHLSLSAPTIAFHASINNSFGKGSLIQLLRQFSVLHSDKKQISVGFIGYPNTGKSSIINTLKKKKVCTVAPIPGETKVWQYITLMRRIYLIDCPGIVPVSAKDSDTDTVLKGVVRVENLATPAEHIPALLERVRPEYLERTYNLEHVEGGWHGEQGATVILTAIAKKSGKLLKGGEPDQEAAAKMVLNDWIRGKIPFFVAPPAKSEPGAPTAATAAAATTTEAEKKKTEAEEQELAEERETMEILEEQERSLGKVLGIKRVKGVEQPISKIVTMTKFIGDDARRYVEEEEVVDQDKEMVEKEEEEEEEEDEDEDEEEEELAWEDVFPEEADAVDGGEEVEESDKEETDDEEDVDEEEAVPSAKQLGKRKADAPQAIDSDEEEQTANKSKRMTTNKQKATNFYTHANVKNRNRDRKVPKNPGKRSRGDDETTGKKAKKRR; via the exons ATGGGCAAGGGAAAAAACCATGACCGCAAGGCAAATCCTGGCTTCGGCAAGGTCAAGTCAAAGTCCGGCACATCCACCGGCGAGTTCACTCTCAAGCGTGTAAAAG GCGAAAACTTTTACCGTGATGCAAAATCTGCGGCGCGTGTCAAGATGCTCAATGGCGGCAAGGCCGTTAGGGACCGCGACGGTAAGATTGTCGAGGCCGCTGCCTTTCAaaagggcgagaaggaggcagAGCCTGGAAGAGTCAAGCCTGATAGGCGATGGTTCG GCAACACGAGAGTCATCTCGCAGTCTGCGCTTGATCACTTTAGGACTGCCTTGAAGGAGCAAAAAGCGGATCCTTACTCTGTCTTGCTCAAGAGAAACAAGCTGCCTATGGGTTTGTTGCAAGACGATACCAAGGACAGTGGTAGC CGGCCTCACATTGTTGAAACCGAGCCATTTGGCGATACTTTTGGTCCCAAAGCTCAGCGAAAACGACCTAGGCTTGATATCGGTAGCATCGAAGAACTCGGCGagtcttctgctgctgctgccacTGCCGCCGAGGCTGCCACTGCTGAATCTC AGGCGAATGGGACAGCCGATTTGGCAGACATCTACCACCCCACCACCTCGACTGCGCGTGAGCCCATCTATGCCAAGGGTACATCCCGACGTATCTGGGGTGAGCTCTATAAAGTTCTCGATTCATCCGATGTCGTTATCCACGTCTTGGATGCAAGAGATCCTCTGGGTACGAGGTGTAAGCCCGTCGTCGAGTACTtgcgaaaggaaaaggcgCATAAACATCTTGTTTATGTACTCAACAAGGTTGATCTTGTTCCCACTTGGGTTACC GCTCGATGGGTGAAACacctttccctttccgcACCCACTATCGCTTTCCATGCCTCTATCAACAATTCATTCGGTAAAGGATCCCTCATCCAACTGCTCCGTCAATTCTCTGTGCTCCACTCTGACAAGAAACAAATCTCTGTCGGATTCATCGGCTACCCCAACACTGGTAAATCCAGCATCATCAACACactcaaaaagaaaaaagtaTGCACAGTGGCTCCTATCCCTGGTGAAACCAAAGTATGGCAGTACATCACCCTCATGCGCCGGATCTACCTCATTGACTGTCCCGGTATCGTCCCCGTCTCCGCCAAGGATTCGGATACGGACACGGTCCTCAAGGGTGTCGTGCGTGTGGAAAACCTCGCGACGCCGGCAGAACATATCCCCGCGCTCCTCGAGCGCGTCAGGCCCGAGTACCTCGAGCGGACGTATAATCTCGAACACGTCGAGGGCGGATGGCACGGCGAACAGGGGGCTACCGTCATTCTGACGGCGAttgcgaagaagagcgggAAACTTTTAAAGGGGGGCGAACCGGATCAGGAGGCAGCGGCCAAGATGGTTTTGAATGATTGGATAAGGGGAAAGATTCCATTCTTTGTGGCTCCCCCTGCAAAGTCTGAACCTGGCGCACCGACGGCGGcgacggcggcggcggcgacAACGACcgaggctgagaagaaaaagaccGAGGCAGAGGAACAAGAGTTGgcagaggagagggaaacaATGGAAATCCTGGAAGAGCAGGAACGTTCGTTGGGCAAGGTTTTGGGAATCAAGCGCGTAAAGGGTGTAGAGCAGCCGATTAGTAAGATTGTCACCATGACCAAGTTTATTGGTGATGATGCCAGGAGGTAtgtcgaggaagaagaggttgtcgATCAGGACAAGGAAATGgtcgagaaagaagaagaggaagaggaagaggaggacgaggacgaggacgaggaagaagaagagttggcTTGGGAGGATGTCTTCCCTGAAGAGGCTGATGCTGTCGAtggtggtgaagaggtggaagagagcgataaagaggagacggatgatgaagaagatgtcgatgaggaagaggcagtACCCTCAGCCAAGCAGCTTGGCAAGAGAAAAG CTGATGCCCCACAAGCTATCGACtctgacgaggaagaacaaaCGGCGAACAAGTCGAAGCGTATGACCACCAACAAACAAAAAGCCACCAATTTCTATACCCACGCT aaTGTCAAGAACAGAAATAGGGATAGAAAGGTGCCTAAAAACCCTGGGAAGCGGTCAAGAGGCGACGACGAAACGACAGggaaaaaggcgaagaagagacggtaG
- a CDS encoding pantoate-beta-alanine ligase, whose product MLTTSTRLRTLTPLCYGQFSSKISASWQNQARGLSTSHPPQHIPVIRTLAQLRRWRRTARQRGLEVGVVPTMGALHDGHLNLVRTSLNRHPLTVMTVFVNPMQFAPHEDFGAYPRQLERDLSLLNTLLPSSNSLPPALRGLGISENDAYRPTFASSPTSSSGGGEDGKLKEATESPLVVFAPSADVIYPLKGELQDLSAHRGVEVDVKGWGDLMEGVSRPQFFKGVATVCTKLFNAVEPDHAYFGQKDIQQALLLKILVQDLLLSHPTPSNLHIVPTTRSPSGLALSSRNAYLSPPELLVAPILYQALQTGVDAFESHDPSSATLTAEDIIAQATSVILNEQLRIAKAAPEEGGGVELELDYIELFDKTTFNPVRGDVTGKEMVLAGAVWVGKTRLIDNLLLGWKL is encoded by the exons ATGCTTACCACCAGTACCAGACTCCGTACCCTGACTCCCCTCTGCTATGGTCAATTTTCTTCAAAAATCTCAGCGTCTTGGCAAAATCAAGCAAGAGGGCTATCCACTTCTCACCCACCGCAACATATCCCTGTTATCCGCACATTGGCACAATTGAGACGATGGAGGCGCACAGCTAGGCAAAGGGGTCTGGAAGTTGGAGTAGTCCCTACT ATGGGTGCGTTGCATGACGGACATCTCAATTTGG TGCGAACTTCATTGAATCGCCATCCGTTGACGGTCATGACTGTCTTTGTGAACCCCATGCAG TTTGCTCCTCACGAGGATTTCGGCGCCTACCCTCGTCAGCTAGAACGTgatctctcccttctcaacaccctcctcccttcaTCCAACTCTTTACCACCCGCACTTCGCGGGCTGGGCATATCTGAGAACGACGCTTACCGACCCACTTTTGCCTCGTCGCCTACTTCATCATCTGGAGGAGGCGAAGATGGTAAGCTAAAAGAAGCTACCGAGAGCCCATTGGTAGTATTTGCCCCTAGTGCAGATGTGATTTACCCGCTAAAGGGAGAATTGCAAGATCTCAGTGCGCACAGGGGAGTGGAGGTCGATGTCAAGGGATGGGGGGATTTGATGGAGGGAGTTTCAAGGC CCCAATTTTTCAAAGGTGTGGCAACCGTTTGTACAAAGCTGTTCAATGCTGTCGAA CCCGATCACGCGTACTTTGGTCAGAAAGACATACAGCAAGCTCTTTTATTAAAGATTC TCGTGCAAGACCTACTTTTATCTCACCCAACCCCTTCCAACCTCCACATCGTACCCACTACCCGATCTCCCTCTGGCCTCGCGCTCTCTTCCCGCAACGCTTATCTCTCCCCGCCTGAACTCCTTGTCGCTCCCATCCTCTACCAAGCTTTACAGACGGGTGTTGATGCCTTTGAAAGTCATGATCCGTCCTCAGCAACCCTGACAGCGGAAGATATCATCGCGCAAGCCACCTCTGTTATTCTCAATGAACAATTGAGAATAGCAAAGGCCGCTCCcgaagaaggtggtggtgtgGAGTTGGAACTGGATTATATTGAACTGTTTGACAAGACCACATTCAATCCTGTTCGTGGGGATGTTACGGGCAAAGAGATGGTACTCGCCGGTGCTGTATGGGTGGGAAAGACCAGATTAATTGATAATTTGCTGTTAGGCTGGAAGCTTTAA
- a CDS encoding autophagy-like protein 9: MSTRNSHSQPSSEDEGPPQSIIFGDHTLPEHPPTADSPPQQTNNPFILESDPPHRQPHQSTISSPGPFREPSRSRSTSRSRSQSTSPPNSPGPSTISGLASQSGVPTSAGLDMTGVDMGATSSKPTFRETPVPLSSTAPSRQMSKSPVKSPRMGKAEGYLDPTILSVAFGSRNSGKAKERTKRKGGHKYHSLHVQEEENEEPPESEAFRTRGKVGLNAYEKALWKWVNVDDLDGFLQEVYEYYKGKGIYCIVLARVLNLLTTFFVIAFSTFLISCIDYTKLFSSLSTPEAVGRLEDVLIGQCITKGSFAHTLFLIILSAFFIFQVANFAMSVPRLLDMYRFYTHLLGVPDADIQTLPWPEIVRLIGDIRKHNPVTSLSNGQATALADMVGNDAKAPVKKLDAHDIANRILRQENYLIALFNKDLLDLRVRIPVPHIFTAFIPSSMLILSADPPLPSLQSEPERKFLSFGANHLTKALEWNLRFCLLGYLFDRRGQVRKEFVREKRRKDLVQGLRRRFVFMGILNAIFAPFIILYLLIYSFFRYFEEYHKNPSSIGSRQYTPYAQWKFREFNELPHLFERRLDRSYETAKEYVDQFPKERTALVMRFVAFVAGSFAAVLLVASLIDPDLFLHFEITPHRTVLFYLGVFGSVLAISRGMVPQENMVFDPEASLNEVVRWTHYLPVEWRGQLHSQMVHQEFSKLFALKIMIFFSELLSVILTPFILFFSLPPCAAAIIDFFREFTVHVDGVGYVCSFAVFDFARHGNIDSNRPETGVQGATGPDAGDSGGGGGGGGGGFAAGKSGRQTTRRAASASPSRFKQKDWRSNENKMEQSFLHFKATHPDWQPSDPSSSLFLDRLMGAGARNRPAGGISGSIYGGGGGGGGGGGRGLGIDGSVMAEMEEERLRAKSQSYERAWAKSSHLHRPDISNPLRHPHSAASEIIEEEEGGEGDKGDDSIDGWSKRMKTDGESDDEQEEHGRLWKDDGVVGLLQQVLGR, translated from the exons ATGTCCACACGCAACTCCCATTCGCAACCCAGctcagaagatgagggtCCGCCGCAGTCAATCATCTTTGGGGACCACACGCTCCCAGAACACCCTCCCACAGCTGACAGTCCACCCCAACAGACCAACAACCCATTCATTCTCGAGTCAGATCCACCACATCGACAGCCCCATCAAAGCACAATCTCTAGCCCAGGACCATTTCGGGAACCTTCGAGGTCGCGCAGCACAAGCCGTAGCAGGAGTCAAAGTACAAGCCCGCCAAATAGCCCAGGCCCTAGCACTATAAGTGGGTTGGCTTCACAGTCCGGAGTCCCAACGAGTGCAGGGTTGGATATGACAGGTGTAGACATGGGTGCCACCAGTTCTAAACCAACGTTTAGAGAGACGCCAGTACCACTGTCGTCCACGGCACCCTCAAGGCAGATGTCGAAATCTCCAGTCAAGTCTCCCAGGATGGGTAAAGCAGAAGGTTACCTGGATCCCACCATACTTTCAGTAGCCTTTGGAAGTAGGAATTCAGGCAAGGCGAAagagaggacgaagaggaagggtggTCACAAATACCATTCACTGCACGttcaggaagaggagaatgaggaaCCACCTGAAAGCGAAGCATTCAGGACGCGAGGGAAGGTAGGGCTGAACGCTTATGAGAAAGCTTTGTGGAAATGGGTCAACGTCGATGATCTCGACGGATTCCTACAAGAA GTGTATGAATACTACAAGGGCAAAGGCATCTATTGTATTGTATTAGCACGAGTACTCAATTTACT TACAACTTTCTTTGTGATTGCATTCTCTACCTTCCTCATATCTTGCATCGACTATACAAagctcttttcttcgctCTCGACTCCAGAAGCTGTTGGGCGATTAGAAGACGTTCTCATAGGCCAATGTATCACCAA GGGGTCGTTTGCACATACCCTTTTTTTGATCATCCTCTCAgcattcttcatctttcagGTCGCCAATTTTGCCATGTCCGTCCCTCGGCTATTGGATATGTATCGATTCTACACTCACCTTTTAGGTGTCCCTGAT GCGGATATACAAACGCTTCCATGGCCTGAAATTGTGCGACTGATAGGCGATATCAGGAAGCATAACCCTGTTACATCACTTTCCAACGGCCAAGCAACCGCGCTTGCCGATATGGTTGGCAATGATGCCAAGGCGCCtgtgaagaagcttgatgcCCATGACATAGCCAA CCGGATACTGAGACAAGAGAACTATCTCATCGCACTATTCAACAAAGATCTCCTCGATCTCCGCGTCCGCATCCCTGTCCCTCACATATTCACAGCTTTTATACCTTCTTCTATGCTTATCTTGTCGGCTGACCCCCCTTTACCGTCACTTCAATCCGAACCCGAGAGAAAGTTCCTAAGCTTTGGCGCAAATCATTTGACCAAAGCCCTTGAATGGAATTTACGATTTTGTTTATTGGGCTATTTGTTTGATAGAAGGGGCCAAGTTAGAAAGGAGTTTgtaagagagaaaagaaggaaggatcTTGTACAAGG ATTAAGAAGGAGGTTTGTTTTCATGGGTATTCTTAACGCCATCTTTGCGCCGTTCATCATCCTGTACCTTCTCATATactctttcttccgctACTTTGAG GAATATCACAAGAACCCTTCTTCGATTGGAAGCCGACAGTATACGCCTTATGCGCAGTGGAAATTCCGAGAATTCAATGAACTTCCCCATTTGTTTGAAAGACGGCTTGACAGAAGTTACGAAACTGCCAAGGAATACGTTGATCAGTTCCCCAAAGAACGCACTGCTCTCGTTATGAG GTTCGTTGCATTCGTCGCAGGGTCTTTTGCCGCCGTTCTCCTAGTCGCCTCTCTCATCGACCCGgacctttttcttcactTTGAGATCACTCCTCATCGGACAGTCCTTTTCTATCTTGGAGTCTTTGGATCTGTACTCGCCATTTCCCGAGGAATGGTACCACAAGAAAACATGGTGTTCGACCCAGAAGCGAGTTTGAACGAAGTTGTCAGATGGACGCATTATCTGCCTGTAGAATGGAGGGGTCAACTACATAGCCAAATG GTGCACCAAGAATTCAGCAAACTGTTCGCATTAAAGATTatgatcttcttttccgaGCTTCTTTCCGTTATCCTCACtcctttcatcctctttttttcgcTCCCGCCTTGCGCTGCAGCCATTATCGACTTCTTCCGTGAATTTACTGTCCATGTCGATGGAGTAGGCTATGTCTGCTCTTTTGCGGTATTTGATTTCGCGAGGCACGGGAACATTGATTCCAACCGACCAGAAACGGGAGTGCAGGGAGCTACAGGTCCTGATGCGGGTGAttctggtggtggtggtggtggtggtggtggtgggttCGCAGCAGGAAAATCAGGTCGGCAAACAACCCGACGGGCCGCTTCCGCTAGTCCTTCCCGTTTCAAACAGAAAGATTGGCGATCCAATGAGAACAAGATGGAACAGTCATTTTTGCATTTCAAGGCTACGCATCCGGATTGGCAGCCGTCTGATCCCAGCTCGTCACTCTTCTTAGATCGGTTAATGGGTGCTGGGGCACGTAACCGTCCGGCGGGAGGGATTTCTGGTTCGATTTacggaggaggaggaggaggcggagggggtggtggaagaggtttggGGATTGACGGATCCGTCAtggcagagatggaggaagagcgcTTACGAGCCAAGAGCCAGTCTTATGAACGTGCATGGGCAAAGTCGTCTCACCTGCATCGACCTGATATTTCGAACCCTTTGCGTCATCCCCATTCCGCCGCTTCAGAAATaattgaagaggaagaaggaggtgaaggggaCAAGGGTGATGACTCGATAGATGGTTGGAGTAAGCGTATGAAGACAGATGGGGAAAGCGATGACGAACAGGAGGAACACGGGAGGTTgtggaaggatgatggcGTGGTAGGCTTGCTGCAGCAGGTGTTGGGCAGATAA